A region of the Deinococcus hopiensis KR-140 genome:
GAGGCCTGTCCGAGGGCTTCCGGCAGGCTGGCTTCCGAACGGTCTTCGCGATTGATCAGAATCCAGTGGCAATCCGCAGCTTCCGGCTCAACCACCCCGAGGTTCCGTCCGAACAGGTGGTCTGCGATGACCTGCGAAACTTCCGGGACGATGCTCGGCGGATCCTGGATGCGCTGGGGGGCCAGCAGGTGGACGTACTGGTCGGTGGCCCCCCCTGCCAGGGCTTTTCCCGGGCGGGCTGGCGCTCGCGCACGTCCACCCGTCAGGTTCAGGCGACAGCCGACGACCGCAATTATCTGTTTGAGGAACTGATCGGCCTGCTGGAGGTGCTGCGTCCCCGGGTCGTGATCATGGAGAATGTCCCCGGGATCGGCGAGGTCCGGTTTCCCGATGGCACCTCCTTCTTGGAGGTGACGGTGGAGGCCATGCGGTCGCTTGGCTATGACAGCACCGTCTGGACCCTTGACGCCGCCACGTACGGGGTGCCCCAGCACCGGGTGAGGCGCATCATCGTAGGCTCGAGGGTGGGGCCCGTGCCGCCCCCACCCACCCCGACCCACCGGGCCGTCTCGAATCAGTACCGTGCGACCGTGCAGCCCACCGGCGAACACCTCCGGCCACCAGTGACCGTGGCAGAGGCGATCGGTGACCTGCCGCCTCTGCTGGCCTCCGCCGGGCAATGGATTGACCGCCCACGGCATAGGGTGGGCCGGAGGCGCACGAAGGGCTACAGCGGTGAGATGGCCCACCCGCTGAATCTGCTGTTCTCCCACGTCACGCGCTACCACAACGACCTGGACTTGAGGCGCTACGCCACCATGCGTCCGGGAGACAACTACTTGGCGCTGCTCCGGCGCGACCACACCTTGGAGAACTACCGCAGGGACGGCTTCGAGGACAAATACTTCCGCCTCGCCCCGGACCGGCCCAGCAAGACCATCGTGGCCCACCTCCAGAAGGACGGCAACAGCTTCATCCACCCGGATCAGCACCGGTCGATCAGCGTCCGCGAGGCGGCCCGACTGCAGTCCTTCTCCGACGAGTACATCTTCACCGGCAGTCGGAGTGACCAGTTTCTGCAGATTGGAAACGCGGTTCCGCCTCTGATGGCGCGAACGATCGCCCACACCCTGATGGCCCATCTGGACGCCACGGCTGAGACGGATGGCGACCCGGCGGCGTGAGATGACCCGACCGGACGCCTCCCCAGCCCCCCGCTATGACCGGGCCGAACCCCACGCCTCGGCCCTGATCGAGTCCCTGCGGGCGTTTGGCTATACACCTCAGGCCGCCGCTGCGGACATCATCGACAACGCCGTCTCCGCGCAGGCCCGCACCATTCGCCTGAACTTTCAGTGGAATGGGGAGCACAGCAGCGTCTCGTTTCTGGACGACGGCACCGGTATGACGGCGCCCGAGCTGGTCGAGGCCATGCGCCCCGGAGGCCGCGGGCCACTGGACGCCCGGGCCGCCCATGACCTGGGCCGATTCGGCCTCGGCCTGAAGACCGCCTCCTTCTCACAGTGCCGCCGCCTGACGGTAGCCACCCGCCGGGCCGGCGGCGCCGTGGTGATCCGGCGCTGGGACTTGGACTATGTCGGACAGATGGGGGAGTGGCGCCTGCTGCACGACGCGCACCCCGGATCCGAGTCGTTGCTTGAGCCGCTCCGGCAGCTGCCGCATGGGACGATGGTCCTCTGGGAGCAGCTCGATCGCCTGGCCGGTGGCTCCGCCAGAACCGATGCTCGCGCCCACAAACGCTTCCTGGCCATGACCGACACGGTGGAGAACCATCTGGGCATGGTCTTTCACCGCTTCCTGGAGGGGCGCGGTCGGCTACAGATGTTCGTCAATGGCCAGCCTGTGCTCCCCTGGGATCCGTTTCTGTGCCGTCACCGCGACACCCAGTATCTGCCCCCTGAGGGCCTGCGGCATCACGGCCACCCGGTGTCCATCGAACCCTTTGTGCTGCCGCACCGCTCGCGCCTGTCGGCCGATGAATACACCGCGGCCGCCGGGCCGGGCGGTTGGAACGCCCAGCAGGGCTTCTACGTGTACCGCAATGACCGCATTCTGGTGGCCGGCCACTGGCTGGGGCTCGGCTTCCAGAAGGATGAGCACTACCGGCTCGCCCGAATCCGGGTGGACATTCCCAGCGCGCTGGACGCGGCGTGGGATATCGATGTGCGCAAGTCGCGGGCGCGGCCGCCAGGCAGCCTGCGCGAGGACTTCGTCCGAATTGCCCGGCTGACCCGGGAGCGGGCCGTGGAGGTGTACCGCCGCAAGGGCCGGCCGGCCGGCCGATCCACGGCCACCTCCGCGCCAACCGCGCTCTGGGAGGCCCGGGTGGGTGCTTCGCGCACCGACTACGTTATCAACCGCGACCATCCCCTCGTGACGGCCGTGGCGGCTCGCCTGGGCCCTGACGCTGCGGCCCTACGCGCCCTGCTCGGGCTGCTGGAGCGGACCGTTCCAGTGGAGCGCATCTGGCTGGACGTGGCCGAACATCCCGACCAGCCCACCCGGCCCTTCGAGGGCATCGACCCTGCCGAGATCGAGTCGCTGGCCCGGGACGTATACCAGACGCTGCGGGCCAGCGGGCTCGATCAGGAAGCTGCCAGAAGACGCCTTGAGGCCATGCCGTTTGGTGAGCGTCCTGACATCGTGACCCGAGTGCTTCAGGAGGAGAGGAAATGACCACCACCGAACTGAGGCAGGCTCTGGACATTGCCCGTGTTCTGCTGAGAGACCGTGATCCCGTCACAAGTGAGGACCTTACCGGTGCCATTGAGCGCGCCGCGGTGCTGTATCCGGGTGTCTCGAGACAGCTGCTGCTCGATGAACTGGAGCGCAGCTTCAACGTCTGGGTAGGCCCGGGGACAAACATCGAGAACAATGAGGACCACATTCCCTGGCTCGAGGCGCGCCGGGCAGAGATTCGCTGGGACTTCTGGAGGCGCTACGAGCTGTACCTGGAGCAGGAGGTGGGCCTGCCTCCCAGCGTGATCAGCAACCTCGACCGGCTGACGGACGATGTGCTGGGCCGGCTGGAGGATCCCGCCAGGCGCCCCGGGCCCTGGGACCGGCGGGGCATGGTGGTCGGTCACGTGCAGTCCGGGAAGACCAGCAACTACACCGCGTTGATCTGCAAGGCCGCCGACGCCGGCTACAAGTTGATCATCGTCCTGGCGGGGCGTCACAACAGCCTGCG
Encoded here:
- the dcm gene encoding DNA (cytosine-5-)-methyltransferase, which codes for MTLNDVKPPLASSSPEQLAEEGQPSHGVALWRRRKHFSSVHTRWRRDTAPLIEQLREQMIRVAPGATQVQLRDLLDEEASRLQVIGRVLQLVHPPASETHRLSGLDLLVFAVLEDASDAKRARGALRQLRQAAPSWADLAGLPRAEVAALLQGAGVAPFWAGVLLELLSQVQQWCGGMTLEPLRASTPVAALLWLTGLPGVTKQTALHVLLQERTDSPMPAEAAPMRVLGRLGILNDAGLQDPLDVETLRSLVPPDLRRELHRTLTAHAEEICTPRTPRCGDCAVNRFCRAWRAQQVELAARSARPTMVDLFCGAGGLSEGFRQAGFRTVFAIDQNPVAIRSFRLNHPEVPSEQVVCDDLRNFRDDARRILDALGGQQVDVLVGGPPCQGFSRAGWRSRTSTRQVQATADDRNYLFEELIGLLEVLRPRVVIMENVPGIGEVRFPDGTSFLEVTVEAMRSLGYDSTVWTLDAATYGVPQHRVRRIIVGSRVGPVPPPPTPTHRAVSNQYRATVQPTGEHLRPPVTVAEAIGDLPPLLASAGQWIDRPRHRVGRRRTKGYSGEMAHPLNLLFSHVTRYHNDLDLRRYATMRPGDNYLALLRRDHTLENYRRDGFEDKYFRLAPDRPSKTIVAHLQKDGNSFIHPDQHRSISVREAARLQSFSDEYIFTGSRSDQFLQIGNAVPPLMARTIAHTLMAHLDATAETDGDPAA
- a CDS encoding ATP-binding protein, translating into MTRPDASPAPRYDRAEPHASALIESLRAFGYTPQAAAADIIDNAVSAQARTIRLNFQWNGEHSSVSFLDDGTGMTAPELVEAMRPGGRGPLDARAAHDLGRFGLGLKTASFSQCRRLTVATRRAGGAVVIRRWDLDYVGQMGEWRLLHDAHPGSESLLEPLRQLPHGTMVLWEQLDRLAGGSARTDARAHKRFLAMTDTVENHLGMVFHRFLEGRGRLQMFVNGQPVLPWDPFLCRHRDTQYLPPEGLRHHGHPVSIEPFVLPHRSRLSADEYTAAAGPGGWNAQQGFYVYRNDRILVAGHWLGLGFQKDEHYRLARIRVDIPSALDAAWDIDVRKSRARPPGSLREDFVRIARLTRERAVEVYRRKGRPAGRSTATSAPTALWEARVGASRTDYVINRDHPLVTAVAARLGPDAAALRALLGLLERTVPVERIWLDVAEHPDQPTRPFEGIDPAEIESLARDVYQTLRASGLDQEAARRRLEAMPFGERPDIVTRVLQEERK